One stretch of Variovorax sp. 54 DNA includes these proteins:
- a CDS encoding type IV pilin protein, which translates to MIELMVTIAIVAILAAIGYPNYSDYVRRGNVQEAPGNLSNYRAQLEQRYQDHRTYDKGDSTCGIDPPVTTKNFQYSCTLADSGQSYSLAATGRTGTTVAGLAYKLNQRNAQSTTCTSCAWSFSGEPTYWVMRKP; encoded by the coding sequence TTGATCGAACTCATGGTCACCATCGCCATCGTGGCGATCCTTGCGGCCATTGGTTACCCGAACTACTCGGACTACGTGCGACGCGGCAACGTCCAGGAGGCGCCTGGCAACCTGTCGAACTATCGCGCCCAATTGGAGCAGCGCTACCAGGACCACCGCACTTACGACAAGGGCGACAGCACCTGCGGCATTGATCCTCCAGTCACAACAAAGAATTTCCAGTACTCCTGCACCCTTGCCGACTCAGGCCAAAGCTACTCGCTCGCCGCAACCGGCCGAACCGGCACCACGGTTGCGGGCCTCGCCTACAAGCTGAATCAACGCAACGCGCAAAGCACCACGTGCACCAGTTGTGCCTGGAGCTTCAGCGGGGAGCCAACCTATTGGGTCATGCGCAAACCATGA
- a CDS encoding GspH/FimT family pseudopilin, with protein MKPKAHHSTEGFTLIELMVGIALLGILLMLAYPSYTSFIRNAQVRGAAESVLNGLQLARAEAIRRNGNVQFTLTNTSKGAALAGSTDWNIYAALPATPTVFDDLVQERLGGDASSNARAQVSTTVGTKTADPGAGMPATITFTGLGRLAAATTARQIDFTGATTDVRRLAIVLAPGGDVRLCDPGHSLATNPQGCS; from the coding sequence ATGAAGCCGAAGGCTCATCACTCGACAGAGGGCTTCACCCTGATTGAATTGATGGTCGGGATCGCTCTTCTCGGGATCCTGCTCATGCTTGCGTACCCGAGCTATACGAGCTTCATCCGCAACGCACAGGTCCGCGGCGCCGCAGAGTCGGTGCTCAACGGCTTGCAGTTGGCTCGGGCTGAAGCGATCCGGCGCAATGGCAATGTCCAGTTCACGCTGACGAACACGTCGAAGGGCGCGGCGCTGGCAGGAAGCACGGACTGGAACATCTACGCCGCGCTCCCCGCAACTCCCACGGTTTTCGACGACCTGGTGCAGGAGCGCCTGGGGGGTGATGCCTCGTCCAACGCCCGCGCCCAGGTTTCCACCACAGTGGGCACAAAGACCGCCGATCCCGGTGCCGGCATGCCGGCGACCATCACCTTCACCGGCCTCGGTCGCCTCGCTGCGGCGACGACCGCGCGCCAGATCGACTTCACCGGCGCAACCACCGACGTGCGCCGGCTGGCGATCGTCCTGGCTCCGGGCGGTGACGTGCGTCTGTGTGATCCCGGCCACTCCCTCGCAACCAATCCGCAAGGTTGTTCATGA